From the genome of Solidesulfovibrio carbinolicus, one region includes:
- a CDS encoding NAD(P)H-dependent flavin oxidoreductase translates to MSFPSLTIGDLTIPRAIIQGGMGVGISLSGLASAVAAAGGFGVISAAGIGMNEPDFGSNYIEANNRVLAREIRAAKEAAPGGAIGVNIMMAMANFAELVKTAICENVDAIFSGAGLPLDLPGHLPEGARTKLVPIVSSARAAVILCKKWLSRFGRTPDAFVVEGPMAGGHLGFKAEQIDDPDFVLEKLVSEVVAGVAPYTAPNGAPIPVIAAGGVYTGADIRRFIELGAAGVQMGTRFVATHECDADDRFKQSYVEATEKDVVIIKSPVGMPGRAIHNEFLDLAAEGSKTPARCPYRCIHTCDYTQAPYCITLALANAKKGRLRHGFAFAGQNAWRVDRIMSVADLFKELVEGYEAAEAASPA, encoded by the coding sequence CCGTGGCCGCGGCCGGGGGCTTCGGCGTCATCTCGGCGGCCGGCATCGGCATGAACGAGCCGGATTTCGGCTCCAACTACATCGAAGCCAACAACCGGGTGCTGGCCAGGGAAATCCGGGCCGCCAAGGAAGCCGCCCCAGGCGGCGCCATCGGCGTCAACATCATGATGGCCATGGCCAACTTCGCGGAGCTGGTCAAAACCGCCATCTGCGAAAACGTGGACGCCATCTTTTCCGGGGCCGGCCTGCCGCTGGACCTGCCGGGACACCTGCCCGAAGGCGCGCGCACCAAGCTCGTGCCCATCGTGTCCTCGGCCCGGGCCGCCGTGATATTATGCAAGAAATGGCTGTCGCGCTTCGGCCGCACCCCCGACGCCTTCGTGGTCGAGGGCCCCATGGCCGGCGGTCATCTGGGATTCAAGGCCGAGCAGATCGACGACCCGGATTTCGTACTGGAAAAACTCGTCAGCGAGGTGGTGGCCGGGGTCGCCCCCTACACCGCCCCCAACGGCGCGCCCATTCCGGTCATCGCCGCCGGCGGCGTGTACACCGGGGCCGACATCCGCCGCTTCATCGAGCTTGGCGCGGCCGGCGTCCAGATGGGCACCCGGTTCGTCGCCACCCACGAATGCGACGCCGACGACCGCTTCAAGCAAAGCTACGTCGAGGCCACGGAAAAAGACGTGGTCATCATCAAAAGCCCCGTAGGGATGCCCGGCCGGGCCATCCACAACGAGTTTCTCGACCTTGCCGCCGAGGGCTCCAAGACGCCGGCCCGCTGCCCCTACCGCTGCATCCATACCTGCGACTACACCCAGGCCCCCTACTGCATCACCCTGGCCCTGGCCAACGCCAAGAAGGGCCGGCTGCGACACGGCTTCGCCTTTGCCGGCCAGAACGCCTGGCGGGTGGACCGCATCATGTCGGTGGCGGATCTCTTCAAGGAATTGGTCGAAGGCTACGAAGCGGCCGAGGCCGCCTCGCCAGCCTGA
- a CDS encoding class I SAM-dependent methyltransferase codes for MAAEVSPLPGYYRFHARIYDATRWSFLFGRDRLVCLAAEAVARDGLERPARVAEIGCGTGRNILALSRALPGASFTGVDLCRPMVERARRAVSRTACPVQLHCAAYGPDTFVPGSLDLIVFSYALTMFNPGWGAALEAAREHLAPGGRIAVVDFDDTPASWFRAWMGVNHVRLDGHLAPELQSRFRPCRHEARPAYGGLWRYFLFLGRK; via the coding sequence ATGGCGGCGGAAGTTTCGCCCCTGCCCGGGTATTACCGGTTTCACGCCCGCATCTACGACGCCACGCGCTGGAGTTTTCTTTTCGGCCGCGACAGGTTGGTGTGCTTGGCCGCCGAAGCCGTGGCCCGGGACGGCCTGGAGCGGCCGGCGCGGGTGGCCGAGATCGGCTGCGGCACCGGGCGCAATATTCTGGCTCTGTCCCGGGCGCTGCCCGGGGCGTCGTTCACCGGCGTGGACCTGTGCCGGCCCATGGTGGAGCGTGCCCGCCGGGCCGTGTCCCGCACGGCCTGCCCGGTACAGCTGCATTGCGCGGCTTACGGCCCCGACACGTTCGTGCCGGGTTCCCTGGACCTCATCGTCTTTTCCTACGCCCTGACCATGTTCAATCCCGGCTGGGGCGCGGCCCTGGAAGCGGCCCGGGAGCATCTGGCTCCCGGCGGACGCATTGCCGTGGTCGACTTCGACGACACGCCGGCCTCCTGGTTTCGTGCCTGGATGGGCGTCAACCACGTCCGGCTTGACGGCCACCTTGCCCCCGAACTGCAGTCCCGTTTCCGGCCCTGCCGTCATGAGGCGCGGCCGGCCTACGGCGGCCTGTGGCGGTACTTTCTGTTTCTGGGGCGCAAGTAA
- a CDS encoding DUF3419 family protein, with protein MNRTVSRRLGDAFFRFVHGNRLVYNTCWEDPRLDRRLLTLGTDSRVVVITSAGDNALDYLLDEPAEVACVDLNFRQNALLELKRALFCRASFKELFTFFGEGGGPSCAATYARLRGHLPAYAAAYWDKNIAYFKGGRLSRSFYHHGASGAAAFLFTRLLGLLKPGLRRELPRLLAAGDLAEQRRAFAAVEPIFWDRLSRWLVARPALMALLGVPRPQIALIRDSHPGGLEGFVREKVRRVFTETAMAENYFWRVYLTGRYAPECCPEYLKEQHFEAIRERLGRLTTHTDSLSGFLARHPGPYSHFVLLDHQDWLANHDPAALAEEWERIFAAAAPGARVLMRSAGLDVAFVPEAARRRLTFFPEVTEALHGADRVGTYGSQHLAVVA; from the coding sequence ATGAATCGTACTGTGTCACGGCGTCTGGGCGACGCTTTTTTCCGTTTTGTGCATGGCAACCGCCTTGTCTACAACACCTGCTGGGAAGACCCGCGCCTGGACCGGCGTCTGTTGACGCTTGGGACCGACTCGCGGGTGGTGGTCATCACCTCGGCCGGCGACAACGCCTTGGACTATTTGCTGGACGAGCCGGCCGAGGTCGCCTGCGTGGACCTCAACTTCCGCCAGAACGCCTTGCTGGAGCTCAAGCGGGCGCTTTTCTGCAGGGCATCCTTCAAGGAACTCTTCACCTTTTTCGGCGAAGGCGGCGGGCCGTCCTGTGCCGCGACCTACGCCCGGCTGCGGGGGCATCTTCCAGCCTACGCGGCAGCCTATTGGGACAAGAACATCGCGTATTTCAAGGGCGGCCGGTTGTCGCGCTCCTTTTACCATCACGGCGCGTCCGGGGCGGCGGCCTTTTTGTTCACGCGGCTTTTGGGGCTGCTCAAACCCGGGCTGCGGCGCGAGTTGCCGCGCTTGCTGGCCGCCGGGGATCTGGCCGAGCAGCGCCGGGCATTTGCTGCCGTGGAGCCGATCTTTTGGGATCGCCTCAGCCGTTGGTTGGTGGCCCGGCCGGCGCTCATGGCGCTTTTAGGCGTGCCGCGCCCGCAAATCGCGCTCATCCGCGATTCCCATCCGGGCGGGCTGGAAGGCTTCGTGCGCGAGAAGGTGCGCCGGGTGTTCACCGAAACCGCCATGGCCGAGAACTATTTCTGGCGGGTGTACCTCACCGGCCGCTACGCCCCGGAATGTTGCCCGGAATATTTGAAGGAACAGCATTTCGAGGCAATCCGGGAGCGTCTGGGGCGGCTGACGACCCATACGGACTCGCTTAGCGGCTTTCTGGCCCGTCATCCTGGCCCCTACAGCCATTTCGTGCTGCTGGACCATCAGGACTGGCTGGCCAACCACGATCCGGCCGCCCTGGCCGAGGAGTGGGAGCGCATTTTCGCCGCCGCCGCGCCCGGGGCCAGGGTGCTCATGCGTTCGGCCGGGCTGGACGTCGCGTTTGTGCCCGAGGCGGCCCGGCGGCGGCTGACCTTTTTCCCGGAAGTGACCGAGGCGCTGCACGGCGCCGACCGGGTCGGCACCTATGGCAGCCAGCATCTGGCGGTGGTGGCCTGA